The genomic interval CCCAGGTGACGGCGTTCGCGACCACGACGGCCAGGACGAACCGCACCAGGGTGGGGCGCGGGAACTCGCCCTCGCGCACATGGTTGTGCAGCATCACCAGGCCCACGATCAGGGCGAACACGGCGCTTCCGGTCTCCCAGGTGGGCCACATGCCGAATCCCGTCGCGTCCACGAGCACGTGCCCGATGAGTCCCGCGAGCACGCCCACGAGCGGCCCGTAGAGCACCGCGAAGACAGCCAGCACGGCGTACTGGAGGTTGATCGTGGTGTTCGGGATCGGCGTGGGGATCGCGAGGAAGCGACCGAGCACGAAGAACAGGGCCGCACCGATGCCGATCGCGACGACGCGGGTGACGGGGGAGATGCGCGGGCTCATGGACGGCTCCGATTCTCGGACGGTGCGGGGGCGTCCGCCGACGCGGCGGACGGAGCGGGGCGGACGGGCTCGAGGGCGACCTCCCACGAGGAGCCCGTGCCCAGGTCGAACGCGCGGGCGTAGGAGCCGCGGTTGATCGCGACCGCCATCCGGTCCAGCGAGTTCACGTAGATCAGGGATTCGCCGAGCTCGACCGCGGCGAAGCTCGGGGCGAAGGTCATCTGCGCGGAGTGGACCACGCGCCCCTGGTGCCGCACGCGCAGCTGGACCCGCTCGCCGTGGCGGACGCCGAGCCGCGCGAACAGCGTGCGCGGGATCGAGGTCCACAGGGACCCGTAGCGCACGTCGAGCACGTCGATGGATCCGTGGACGGCGCCCTCGCGCAGCTCGGGCTCGAGCAGGGGGAGGGAGACCAGGCGCTCGAGCGGGACCTCGGGGCCGACGTCCTCGAAGGCGATCGCCCCGGAGGCCAGACGGGCGCCCGTGAACGCGTAGATGTCCCTGCCGTGGAACGTGTACGACTCCTCGGAGCCGGCACGACGGTTCATGGTCTCGTCGATCTGGCGCAGGGCGGTGATGCCGAAGATCGCATGGAGGTGCGTGAGGGTGCCGTTGTCCGGCGTGACGACGAGGTGGCCCGTGGCGGTGCGCGCGACGACCGAGAGCCGGTCCGAGCCGACGCCGGGGTCGACGACGGAGACGAACACCGTCCCCTCCGGCCAGTACGAGACCACCTGGGCGAGACGGTACGAGCCCTCCCAGATGTCGTAGGGCGGGATGTTGTGCGTCAGGTCGTGGATGCGCAGCCGAGGATCGACGCCGACGGCGACGCCCTGCATCGCGCTGACGGCGCCGTCGTCGAGACCGAAATCGGATTGCAGGACGAGCGGGTTCACACGGGAAGTATCGCAGGCGGCGGGACAGGGGACACGGCGGGTCCGACGTCCGGTTCATCCGGGTTCATCCTGCTGCGGGGGCGGGCCTCCGAGCAGCGCCCGGGACGGAGGGCCGCACCGGCCCGCCCGGGCCCGCACCGTTCGGGAAGGTCTCGAGAGCCCTGCGCGTTGGGACGAGCGTGAGGTACTCCCTGCTCGACCGCTCCCGCACGCGCGAGGGGCGCCCCGAGGCCGCCGCCCTGCGCGACAGCGTGGAGCGCGCGACCACGGCGGAGTCCCTGGGCTACCACCGGTTCTGGGTGGCCGAGCACCATGGCGTGCCAGGCATCGCGAGCGGCTCCCCGGCGGTGCTGCTCGCGGCGATCGGGCAGCGCACGCAGCGGATCCGGCTCGGCTCCGGCGGGGTGATGCTCCCCAACCACCGTCCGCTCGTCGTGGCAGAGCAGTTCCTCATGCTCGAGGCGCTCGCACCCGATCGGGTGGACCTCGGGATCGGCCGCTCGCTCGGCTTCACGGCGCCCGTGCGCGAGGCGCTCGGCCGCACCGGGATCACCGCCGACGAGTTCGCCGAGGAGGTCGCCCGCGTGCGCGAGCACCTCGAGGGCGAGGCCCCGATCACCGCCCGCCCGGCGGGAGGGACCCCGCCGCCGATCCACCTGCTCGCCACCGGTACCGGACTGCGCACCGCGGCCCGCCTGGGTCTGCCCGTGGTGATCGGCGGGCCCGTGCTTCTCGCCGAGGACGTGGGGGAGCGGATCGCCGCCTACCGCCGCGAGTTCCGCCCGCACGCGGGCAGCGTCCCGCACGTGATGCTGTCGATGGACCTGCTGGTCGCAGGCAGCGACGCCGAGGCCCGCGAGCTCGCCCTGCCCGAGATCCGGGCGATGGTCCGCTCCCGCGTGACCGGCGCCTTCCCGCCGCTCGAGAGCCCCGCGAGCATCCGCGGCCGCGAGCTCGGATCGCGCGAGCGTGACCGGCTCGAGAGCGGACTGGCCACCGCGTGGGCGGGCAGCGCGTCGACCCTGCGGCCCCGCCTCGAGCGGCTCGTCGAGACCGCCGGTGCCGACGAGATCCTCGCCTCCGGGACGACCTTCGACCGTGCGGCGCTCGCGGAGTCCGACGCCCGGGTCGCGGAGCTGCTGGGCTGAGGAGCCGTCCCGGCGTGGGGGACCGGCCGCTCAGCCCTCGGCCGGCGGGGCCAGGTCCTTGCGGAAGCAGACGCTGATCCCGTCGCTCGGGTCGTAGGGCGCGAACACCTCCACGTGCTCCCACCCCTCGCGCTCGTACAGCGCGATCGCGTCGGGCTGGCGGTTGCCGGTCTGCAGGAACAGCTCGTGGGCGCCGCGCGCGCGGGCGGCGTTCTCCAGATGGGCGAGGATCGCCCGCGCCAGGCCCAGGCGGCGGAACGCGGGGCCGACGAACAGCCGCTTGACCTCGAGCCGCTCGGGGAGGAGGCGCAGCGTGCCGGTGGCCGCGGCCTCGCCGTCGACGAGTGCGAGCACGACCGTCTCCACGTCGTCGCCCGTTGGCCGCCCCGGAGGGGTCGAGGCGCCGCGGATCGGCACGTAGCGCGGGCCGACCTCGGCGTCCATCGCCTCGCGCAGCGCGGCCGCGCGCGGATC from Brachybacterium kimchii carries:
- a CDS encoding SAM hydrolase/SAM-dependent halogenase family protein yields the protein MNPLVLQSDFGLDDGAVSAMQGVAVGVDPRLRIHDLTHNIPPYDIWEGSYRLAQVVSYWPEGTVFVSVVDPGVGSDRLSVVARTATGHLVVTPDNGTLTHLHAIFGITALRQIDETMNRRAGSEESYTFHGRDIYAFTGARLASGAIAFEDVGPEVPLERLVSLPLLEPELREGAVHGSIDVLDVRYGSLWTSIPRTLFARLGVRHGERVQLRVRHQGRVVHSAQMTFAPSFAAVELGESLIYVNSLDRMAVAINRGSYARAFDLGTGSSWEVALEPVRPAPSAASADAPAPSENRSRP
- a CDS encoding ECF-type riboflavin transporter substrate-binding protein, with product MSPRISPVTRVVAIGIGAALFFVLGRFLAIPTPIPNTTINLQYAVLAVFAVLYGPLVGVLAGLIGHVLVDATGFGMWPTWETGSAVFALIVGLVMLHNHVREGEFPRPTLVRFVLAVVVANAVTWVLWAPIGDVLIMGEPASKVFTQGVIAFVVNSVTAAVLGGIILGIYARSRTRTGSLTLDR
- a CDS encoding GNAT family N-acetyltransferase, which codes for MTDTRTTPARSITWEEVSWEDPRAAALREAMDAEVGPRYVPIRGASTPPGRPTGDDVETVVLALVDGEAAATGTLRLLPERLEVKRLFVGPAFRRLGLARAILAHLENAARARGAHELFLQTGNRQPDAIALYEREGWEHVEVFAPYDPSDGISVCFRKDLAPPAEG
- a CDS encoding MsnO8 family LLM class oxidoreductase gives rise to the protein MRYSLLDRSRTREGRPEAAALRDSVERATTAESLGYHRFWVAEHHGVPGIASGSPAVLLAAIGQRTQRIRLGSGGVMLPNHRPLVVAEQFLMLEALAPDRVDLGIGRSLGFTAPVREALGRTGITADEFAEEVARVREHLEGEAPITARPAGGTPPPIHLLATGTGLRTAARLGLPVVIGGPVLLAEDVGERIAAYRREFRPHAGSVPHVMLSMDLLVAGSDAEARELALPEIRAMVRSRVTGAFPPLESPASIRGRELGSRERDRLESGLATAWAGSASTLRPRLERLVETAGADEILASGTTFDRAALAESDARVAELLG